The bacterium genome window below encodes:
- the cysS gene encoding cysteine--tRNA ligase yields the protein MSEIRIYNTLTGQKEKFHPLVPGKIGMYVCGVTVYDHCHIGHARGAMIFDVIRRYLEYRGFAVNYIRNITDIDDKIIKRAQEEGCTAQEIAQKYTADYCQDMEYLGVRPASREPKATEHITDIVDLIRRLEERGYAYRVEGDVYFDIRKFSDYGRLSKRSLDSMQAGARVEVDTRKKDPLDFALWKSAKEGEPAWESPWGPGRPGWHIECSAMSMKHLGETFDLHGGGEDLIFPHHENEIAQSEAATGKPFVRYWLHNGFVNINQEKMSKSLKNFFTIKEVLARYSSEALRLFLLSTHYRSPINFTDAGLTDAARALERVYNTFDTVEQLLKGRSQESGVRSQEPGVMNNLRSSFESAMDDDFNTAEAIGRLFEGVKEVNIFIQDHPSMDDDQRRCLREMVDIIKELGGVLGLFQQSEALTKSADDDNMVNDLMKIILEIRNTCRAKKEWALADQIRSLLQEKGITIEDRKEGTVWKRK from the coding sequence ATGAGTGAAATTCGGATCTATAATACCTTAACCGGCCAGAAAGAAAAATTCCATCCCCTGGTTCCGGGAAAGATCGGGATGTATGTCTGCGGAGTAACGGTCTACGATCATTGCCACATCGGCCATGCACGTGGAGCAATGATCTTTGACGTTATCCGGCGTTATCTGGAGTACCGGGGATTTGCCGTAAACTACATCCGCAACATTACCGATATCGACGACAAGATCATCAAGCGGGCTCAGGAAGAGGGATGCACGGCCCAGGAGATAGCCCAGAAGTACACTGCCGATTACTGCCAGGATATGGAGTATTTGGGAGTCAGGCCAGCGAGCAGGGAGCCGAAGGCTACTGAGCACATCACGGACATCGTCGATTTGATCAGGCGTCTTGAGGAGCGGGGATATGCTTATCGGGTCGAGGGTGATGTGTACTTTGACATCAGAAAGTTTTCCGATTATGGCAGGCTCTCCAAGAGAAGCCTGGACAGTATGCAGGCCGGGGCCAGGGTAGAGGTCGATACCCGGAAGAAAGACCCGCTCGATTTTGCCCTCTGGAAGAGTGCCAAAGAGGGTGAGCCTGCCTGGGAAAGCCCCTGGGGACCGGGGCGTCCGGGGTGGCACATCGAGTGCTCGGCCATGTCGATGAAGCATCTTGGTGAAACCTTCGACCTTCACGGCGGAGGGGAGGATCTGATCTTTCCCCACCACGAGAATGAAATCGCCCAGTCTGAGGCTGCTACGGGAAAGCCCTTTGTCCGCTATTGGCTGCATAATGGCTTTGTGAACATTAACCAGGAGAAGATGTCAAAATCCCTGAAGAATTTTTTCACCATCAAGGAAGTCCTGGCCCGGTACAGCAGTGAAGCCCTGCGCTTGTTTCTGCTGTCCACCCACTACCGCAGCCCGATCAATTTCACCGATGCAGGGCTGACCGATGCGGCCAGAGCGCTTGAGCGGGTTTATAATACCTTTGACACGGTGGAGCAGCTTTTGAAGGGCAGGAGTCAGGAGTCAGGAGTCAGGAGCCAGGAGCCGGGAGTGATGAACAACCTGAGATCCTCCTTTGAAAGCGCGATGGACGACGATTTTAATACGGCTGAAGCCATTGGCAGACTATTTGAGGGAGTGAAGGAAGTGAATATCTTTATCCAGGATCACCCCTCGATGGATGATGACCAAAGGCGCTGTTTGCGGGAGATGGTGGATATTATCAAAGAACTGGGTGGTGTCCTGGGACTTTTCCAGCAATCCGAAGCTCTAACCAAATCAGCCGATGATGATAACATGGTTAATGATTTAATGAAAATTATCCTGGAGATTCGCAATACCTGCCGGGCTAAAAAAGAATGGGCTTTGGCTGATCAGATCCGCTCGCTGTTGCAGGAAAAAGGAATTACGATTGAGGACCGCAAGGAAGGAACGGTTTGGAAGAGGAAATAA
- the rlmB gene encoding 23S rRNA (guanosine(2251)-2'-O)-methyltransferase RlmB, which produces MADTLIYGRNSVLEALLAGNRKITGLVVSETAGSRKIEEIKKLASRQGIAVQYRTRREMDELCGSGQHQGVAVFIEQMRESDLDDILDHAARKREAPFLLVLDRVEDPRNLGSLIRTGEAAGLHGVIISKHESCGLTPAVAKAASGALEYVPVVQVSNLAMTCEKLKKMGVWLFGAKAQEGRSWSQADFTLPLALLLGSEGKGLKNILEKKCDFFVSLPMRGHISSLNVSVAGAILMYEVVRQRNWQKLVG; this is translated from the coding sequence ATGGCCGATACCCTGATCTACGGAAGAAATAGTGTTCTGGAAGCTCTGCTGGCAGGAAATCGGAAAATCACCGGCCTGGTAGTATCCGAAACCGCTGGCAGCCGGAAAATAGAAGAAATAAAAAAGCTCGCCTCCCGGCAGGGAATCGCGGTTCAGTACCGAACGCGCAGGGAGATGGATGAGCTGTGCGGCAGCGGGCAGCATCAGGGAGTGGCAGTATTTATCGAGCAGATGCGAGAGTCCGACCTTGACGACATCCTCGATCATGCCGCCCGCAAAAGGGAAGCACCCTTCCTGCTGGTGCTCGACCGGGTGGAGGATCCGCGAAATCTGGGGTCGCTGATCCGCACGGGTGAGGCTGCGGGGCTGCACGGGGTGATTATTTCAAAGCACGAGAGCTGCGGGCTGACACCTGCCGTAGCCAAGGCGGCCAGTGGTGCGCTTGAGTATGTGCCGGTTGTTCAGGTATCGAACCTGGCCATGACCTGTGAAAAATTAAAGAAAATGGGTGTCTGGCTTTTTGGGGCCAAAGCACAGGAAGGGCGCTCCTGGAGTCAGGCTGATTTTACCCTGCCTCTTGCCCTCCTTTTGGGGAGTGAAGGAAAAGGTTTAAAAAACATACTGGAAAAAAAATGTGATTTTTTTGTCTCTTTGCCCATGAGAGGGCACATTTCTTCACTGAATGTTTCGGTAGCTGGTGCGATTCTCATGTATGAAGTTGTAAGGCAAAGAAATTGGCAGAAATTGGTAGGTTGA